One window from the genome of Acidobacteriota bacterium encodes:
- the dusA gene encoding tRNA dihydrouridine(20/20a) synthase DusA has product MSGPSPPPHRLSVAPMMARTDRHFRFFVRRLTRRTLLYTEMLTADAVLHGDRAKLLGFDPDEHPVALQLAGDDPVALAEAARIGVGWGYDEIDLNVGCPSERVQRARFGACLMAEPERVAEIVAAIRAAVRVPVTVKHRIGIDNLDSEAFLLRFVDTVASAGCDRFVVHARKAILAGLNAKQNRRVPPLRHDVVHRLKERRPDLEIVINGGIATLDEASAHLERVDGVMIGRAAYENPFLLAEADRRIFGETAPPPTRREVALAMARYVDEWFARGLFASHITRHILGLFRGVPGGRAWRRALTEGAVKPGADGSLIERALRAIPDEVLDARPGETERAAVG; this is encoded by the coding sequence ATGAGCGGTCCGTCCCCACCCCCGCACCGCCTCTCGGTGGCGCCGATGATGGCGCGCACCGACCGCCATTTCCGTTTTTTCGTGCGGCGTCTGACGCGCCGCACCCTGCTGTACACCGAGATGCTCACGGCGGATGCGGTCCTGCACGGCGACCGAGCCAAGCTGCTCGGCTTCGATCCCGACGAGCATCCGGTCGCACTCCAGCTCGCCGGCGACGATCCGGTGGCCCTCGCCGAGGCGGCGCGGATCGGCGTGGGGTGGGGATACGACGAGATCGACCTCAACGTCGGATGTCCGAGCGAACGGGTGCAGCGGGCGCGGTTCGGGGCCTGCCTGATGGCCGAGCCCGAGCGCGTCGCCGAGATCGTCGCCGCCATTCGCGCCGCCGTCCGTGTGCCGGTGACGGTCAAGCACCGGATCGGGATCGACAATCTCGACAGCGAGGCATTCCTCCTCCGATTCGTCGACACGGTCGCGAGCGCCGGATGCGACCGGTTCGTCGTCCATGCCCGCAAGGCGATCCTCGCCGGGCTGAATGCGAAGCAGAACCGCCGCGTGCCGCCGCTCCGGCACGACGTGGTCCACCGGCTCAAGGAACGGCGGCCCGACCTCGAGATCGTGATCAACGGCGGCATCGCCACACTCGACGAGGCCTCCGCTCACCTCGAACGGGTCGATGGCGTGATGATCGGGCGTGCCGCCTACGAGAACCCGTTCCTTCTCGCCGAGGCCGACCGGAGGATCTTCGGGGAGACCGCACCGCCGCCCACCCGGCGCGAGGTCGCCCTCGCCATGGCGCGCTACGTCGACGAATGGTTCGCGCGCGGCCTGTTCGCCAGCCACATCACCCGCCACATCCTGGGGCTGTTCCGCGGAGTGCCCGGCGGCCGGGCCTGGCGCCGCGCCCTCACCGAGGGGGCCGTCAAACCGGGCGCGGACGGAAGCCTGATCGAGCGTGCGCTGCGAGCCATTCCGGATGAGGTGCTGGACGCCCGCCCCGGCGAAACGGAGCGGGCAGCGGTCGGCTGA